The following nucleotide sequence is from Thermococcus sp..
CTCCTATGCAGTAAATCAGTACATAATAGACAAGTACTTAAAAGGAGGATGGTCCAAGGAATACACAACTGAAATACTGCTAATGGATGGAACAGGGGATCTCCCACCGGGGGCATTATCGATCAGGAACTGGAGGGGGTAATATGAGTACCCTCAAAAAGAAGATTGCGGAGTTCCTCCTCCTTACTGTCTTTTTTGTGGGTTTGATCACGTTTGCGTATTCTCAGGAACCAAAGCGATGTCCTTCTAACGGCACGTGGATAGATCCACATGGTTTTACAGCAATATGCAACGTTCCTGACTGCTATGAAGCAGTGGGAAGCATCAACAAATGGGTTTCATTAAGCTTGATAGTATTAATCGCCTACTTTGCAGGCCTCAGGTCAAAAGGTCAACTTACAATCGAATCCGTGCTTTTCAGAGTTGGGGTGTATCTAACTTTCATAAGCGTGATAATAGCTTCAGAGCTCTCCAAAGTACCCGAGGGGAGTTGTTTGACCTTTAAACCCTTGACATATATAATCGCCGTTATAGGGTCGTTCTTTGTGGCTTGGTTCCATAGGTGATAATAAAAGATGTATAAAAGCCAATTGAAGGGGAAACCCCTTCACTCAAGCTTCTTGTGGCAGAACCACCAGTCGTAGCACTCGATCTCGCCCTTGGCCTTGGCTTCCTCGCGCTCCTTGATGGCCTCGACGGTTCCGGCCGGCGGAACGATGGCCCTGTCGCCGATGAGCTCGTTGTTGGGCCACTTGTGCGGGAGCGCAACGCCCTTCTCGGTGCTTATCTTGAGGGCCTTGACGAGCCTGAGTATCTCGTCCCAGTCCCTGCCGACCTCGGCCGGGTAGTAGACTATCGCGCGAATGACGCCTTTGTCGTCGACGATGAAGACTGCCCTGGCGGTTATCGTTGCACCGCTCGGGATCATGCCGAGCTTCTCGGCGAGGTCACCGCGGTCATCTGCTATAACCGGGAAGGTTATCTCCTCGCCGAGGTTCTCCTTTATCCACTCCATCCACTTGAGGTGGCTGAAGACCTGGTCAACGCTGAGCCCGATCGGCTCGACGCCGAGCTCCCTGAACTGATCAACCCTCTTCTGGAGGGCGTAGAACTCGGTGGTACAGACCGGGGTGAAGTCGGCCGGGTGGCTGAACAGCATGAACCACTTGCCCTTCTCGGCGAAGTACTCCGGCAGCTTTATCCTGCCGTGGGTGGTGTTGACCTCAACCTCGGGGAACTTTTCTCCTATGACGACCATCTTTCATCACCTCTTGCTTTTTCTGTGTCGTCTTCAGTATAAACCAATTAGGTTCGAATATATAAACTTTTTGGTTTATCTAACATGAAAATATTGACAGATATTCGAAGATTTAAAGGGATGTTCCGAACGGATATCAAAGAACTTCACCGGTTTACTGTCAGATTGTAACTAAAATCCAAAAAGGATTTGTCAAAAATCGACTATGCTGGGAATTTATTGTTCAAATTCTCCTTACATCGACCCACGTTGAATGATATGCCGAAGCGTTTCCGTATTTTTCGACGGTTTCATCGGCCGTCAGAAAGTTGGCGTTCCAGCCGAGCAGCCTGGCCCAGAACGCCTTGTAGAGCAGAACGACTCCGGGTGGAACGTCGTCGCTGAGCCTTGCCCTTGTCCTTATCCTGCCGTTGTCGTTGAAGACCTCAACGGCGTCGCCGTCCCTGATTCCCCTCTCCCCCGCGTCCGCCGGGTTGATGTGGAGGTTCGGGTCTATCATGCCGTGGGTGTTGTGGTACTGGCTCGTTATCGTCATCCTGTGGGTCGGGGTGAGCAGCCTGAGCGGATATTTGCCCTCAAACCGCCGGTACTCTGGGAACGGGCTTAGGCCCCTCTCCACGGCTCTCGTGGAGTAGAACTCGATCTTTCCGCTCGGCGTCTCCCATCTCTTTGCCTTTTCGGGCACCTTAACGAAGCCTTTTCTCTTTAACTTGTCCCAGCTCAGGCCGTTGAGTTCGAGGACTTTCCTTATCACTTCCTCGTCGCTCTCGTAGAGGTATGAGCTGTCTATTCCGAGGGCTTTTGCGAGCAGCCTGGTAACCTCGCTGTTGCTCTTCCCGTAAAGCCTCGCAACGGGCTCGTTAAGCGCAACGTGGCGGTGGTAGTAGCTGTCGGCTATGTCAAGCCTCTCGAAGAACGTGTTCGCGGGCAGGACAACGTCGGAATAGAGCGCCGTGTCGGTAAGGAAGATGTCGTGGGTGACCACGAAGACGTCGTTCTCCCTCAGCGCCTTTCTCAGCCTGTTCTGGTTCGGCAGGCTCGCGAGGGGGTTGGAGTTGTAGATGTAGATGAACTTTACCTCCCCCCGCTCTATGTACTCGGCCAGCTTCATCTGGGGGATTCTCCTGGTGGGTTTGGTCCTCAGGAATGCACCCTCTGCGTAGGACTTGTCTATCGTCTTCATGTCGTAGATGAAGCCGAAGCGGTGGCCAACCAGGGCGGGCAGGATGGCTATTGCCCTTACCGCCTCCCCGCCGGCAAGGGAGCGCTGGAAGCCGTAGCCGATGTGGATTATCCCCCTCTTTTCGGCGTATTCTTCCGCGAACTCCTCGATCTGCTCAACGCTCAGACCCGTCTCCCGGCTTACATAATCAAGCGATAGTGTTTTCACATAATTCTTGAATTCTTCAAAACCATAAACGTTCTCGCGGACGAAGGCTCTGTCGTAGAGGTTCTCCTCGATGATGACCTTGGCAACGCCAAGGGCAAGGAGAACGTCTGTACCGGGCCTGACCTGGAAGAACCTGTCGCTCCTCTTTGCCGTCTCGGTTCTGACGACGTCAACCGTCCAGATTTCGAGATTATACCTCTTAGCGAGCATGAATCCATGGAGGTTCGTCCAGAAGGCGTTGATGCCCCAGTACACGATCAGCCTCTGCTCCTTCAGCCCCTCGGGATCCATGCCGATTGCGGTTCCATAAACGTCCCTTAGGGCTTCCTGCCCGGCCCTGTCGCATATGCCGTAGTCAAGCATGGCGGTGTTGAGGTGGTGGAAGAGCCTCAGGGGAAAGGCGTAGTTGACCACGCCTCTGTCGCCGGCGTACTGGTAAACCAGGACGCTCTCGCTTCCGTACTCCTCGATGGTCGCCCTCAGCTTTTTGGCAACGATCCCAACTGCCTCATCCCACCCCGTCTCCCTGAACTCCCCGCTTCCCCTCTCACCCACCCTAACGAGCGGCCTTTTGAGCCTGTCCTCCGCGTGGAACCATTTTGGGAGAAGCGCCCCCTTCGGGCAGAGGAAGCCGGCGGTTACTGGATGTTCAGCGCTGCCCTTAATCCCGAGCCGGCCGTCCTTAAGCTCACTCACCATCGAGCATGTGTCGTAGCAGTCTCTCATGCAGACGGAGAACGGCATGGCCATCACGGAGAAATCCTTATTTTTTCCGCAGCTTCCCGCTCTACAAGAACCTTTCCGAGGCTCCGGGGAATAATAACGAGGTCTCCGGCCCGGAAGGGACCGTACTCCTTAAGCTCGGGGTCGAGTATCCTGGGGAGGTCGACTTTGATTATGTACGCTTCTTTGGGCACCCTCTTCTTGGGAACTTCTTTCTCCTCTGCCTCTTCCTTAACTTCAACGGCTTCTTCCGGCACTTCCAGCAGCTCTTCACGCTCTATGAAGGCACGGAGTATTGTGAAAATCCGCTTCTCCTCCTCGGTCATGCCGTAGGGAACTCCTTCAACGGCCAGGTCAACGATTTTATGGAGCCTGATTTTGATTATCTCGCGCATGAGCTTCTCCGCTATGCTGAGCTGGGCCAGGTAGAGCCTCTCCTCCACGTCCTCACCCCGCTCTCGGGAGCTCTCTGCACTGAGCTTTAGGGCCTTGATGAGGCTGTCGAACTCGCGGTAGAACTCCTCGTCTAGTTTGGTCAGTTCCTGAGAGGAAAGTTCCCCCTCAAGCAGCTCCCTGAGCTTGACGATGTCCACGCTCCCACCAGCCTGAGAAATTGGAGAAAAAGAAATCAGTCCTCAACGCGAGGAGCGAGGAGGAATATCAGCTTGCCCTCGTCCCTTATCGGGTACTCCATCTGGAGGGGCATCTCGTTGCCGAAGCGGATTATAACCTCATCGGCCTTGCCGATGCCCTTTATCATGTCCGCGAGGTAGCTGATTCCATAGGCGCTCTTGGTGTCCTCCTCAACTTCGAGGTCGAGAAGCCCCTCGTCCTCAAGGGTGAGCTTTATCTCAACCTCATTGGTCTCGCCCTCAGCCTTCATGGTGAACTCGTTCTCGGTTGCGATGAACTTGAGGGCGTCGCTGACGAGGGAGGCATCCTTAACGGCCTCCTTGAGAACCTCGCCGAGGACGACAACCTTGGCGGTGAAGGGGAGCTCCGGGAGGTCGAGTTCAAGCTCCTCCACCTCGATAAGAGGGAGCTTGAAGGTTCTCTTGGCGGTTCCCTCAAAGGTGACCTCAAGGAAGTTCTCGTCGCCCTTTCTGAGAATGAGTGTGTCCTTGTTCTTGCCGCGCTTGAGTATCTTCTTGAAGTGATCCATGTTGATTCCTATGGTCTCCTCTTCCTCAACCTCGTACTTGGAGAAGATGCTCTCCGGGAGGTTGAGGTCTATGAGAACGACCCTGCTCGGATCCATCGCGCGCATTCCAATTCCTTCCTCGGTTATCTTGAAGGCGGCCTCGTCAATGAGGTTGCTTGCGGTGGCTATAAGATCGGCGAAATCCTTGGCACCATCAAAAACTATCTCGAACGGCATCTTTACCCCTCCTTTAATATATCGAGCATCAGCCTAACCCTTTCTTTGCCGCGGAATAAATAAGCTTTTCCGTTGTCGGTATCGGGTATCCTCCTGTAGGCCTCTTCAAGCTCCTTCAGGGCCTTCTCCGCGAGCTTTCTGAGGGTTTCACGTTCCAGTTCCCTCACTCGTAAGACCTCCAGACGTGGCCGCACTTGGTGCACCTGTAGAATATCGTGCTCGGCTCATCACCGGCCCTCGTCTGGAGCTCCCACCAGTAGGCCGTATCGTTGCCGCACTTGGGACAGGTGACCTTGGTGGTGGGCAGGGTCCTGACGTCCTGCTCGACGACGATAATGCCCTCGTCCGGCTTGTGGTCGACCTTCTGCTTTATGACAGTCTTCTCCCTGTCCTTCTGTTCATCAAAAGGCTCTTCGTGGCCACATGAGCGGCAAACCCAGACCTTCCTTTTCCGATCCGGGAGCATCAGGTTACCGCACTCTGGACAGAACTTCATCTTTCTCACCCCTTTAGCCGAGGGTTCGGTATGTAGGAGGAGGATAAAAAGTTTTGCCAAAGTCAGCCAAGAATCTCAAACTCCACACTCGCGTTCGTGCAGCCCAGCGGCCAGCCGCAGACCTCCTTGACGAGCTTGTATTCCCCTGGTGGGAGGTCGTAAAGCTGGGGGAAGTTCCCTGGGCTTTCGTTCTCCGGAATGTATTTCAGGGTTATCTTTTGCCTCCACGAGCCGAAGGGGAGCACGTCATACAGGCGGGCGTTAAAGAAGAAACCCTGCCTGATACGAGCCCACCTACCGTCCTCCCGGCGGTACAGGGTGTAGGGCTGGCCGAAGTATATGGGTGTTAGACCGACATTTCTTATGGTAAGTTCAGGCTCTTCTCCGGGCAGATACGTGCGCTTGTCGAGGTCCGTTGTAAAGTGGGGCCCGGTCAATCCCCAGACGAGGAGTATCAGGACAGCGATTCCAGCGCTCCTCCTCCACCTCATCCGACCACCTCGAACTCGGCTGAAAGCTTCATCTCGTCGCTCCTGCCCCCACAGCGCCCCCGGTCGATGGTCACGGTCTTTACAATCCTGTACCTGCCGGGTGGAAGTGGTTCAACCTTTCCTGGAGTGCCCTCAGGGACGTGCATGACGAGGGGCACGGTCTGGCTCCAGCTGCCGCCGGGAGGTATCGTGTAGCCTATGCCCGTGAACGAGAATCCGAGGTCGAGTCCTTTCCATCTCCCGTCTTCCCAGCGGTAAAGCCTGTAAAAAGAGCCTACGAGAAGCGTCTCGCTCCCACTATTCCTTATTGTCAGGACGAGGCTTTCGCCGGGTTTGTAAACGGTTTTGTCGAGTTCAAGAATAGCCCCCGTCCCTGCCGGGGAGTTCACGGTATCGGCACCTAGTCCCGCGTAAAGGACTATCGTGATGCCCGTAAGAAATATAAGAAAGGCCAGAAAGACTCCGCCCCTCATGACCCGTCCCCGGAAGTGCCCTTCTCTATTCTTTGATGTCGAACTCGGCCCCGACCTTAACCTTCGTACCCTCAATGTAGACCTCCTTGACTATCTTGTAGTGCCCCGGTTCAAGGTTGAGCCGCGAGAGGTCCACTTTCTGCTCCCAGCTCTCGCCGGGTTTGATTATGACAGCTATCTCAACGAAGACCAGGTTGAGCGGGAGTTCCCTCCACTCACCGTTTTCCAGGCGGTAGAGGGTAAAGGCATAGCCGGTCGTGGCATTGACGCTTTCGCCGTTTGTCACCTTCAAAGTCAGGGTATCGTCTGGTGAATAAACCGTTCTGTCGAGCACCACCCTTATCCCCTGCCCCTGTGGAACCTTCCCCGTGTCTCCGTCGATGGCTGTGCTCCCGTTTGAGGAGGCAAGGTAGTATCCAACCGGAACCAGCAGGACTATAAGCAAGACTGGAACTATCTTCCTCATGGTTCTCCACCATAGAAAAGTTGTCCCCGATGTTCTTAACGGTTGCCAACGCTTCAAAATGAATGGAAGTGATTGCATCCATCTTATTTCAGCCTCTTATTTGAGGGGGCGGCGTCATACACAACACACCCATCATTGGAAAGCCGACACCGCCTTAATTGGCTGGAAAAGGCTGTTTATAACCTTTTCTAAAACATGTTCCAGCAGAATTTTTCCAATTTTGGTGAGAAAGCGGAGTTTGTTGTTCCAGTCCCGGGATATCAAGTTTCAGCTTGAAAAGTAACCGATAAAAAAGAAGATAGTTGGAGATTCACTCCCTGAGCGGCAGACCGTAGTCGAAGGAGTAGTAGACCCTCTGGAAGTTCATCCTGAAGTAGAATACGTCGCGCTCGACCTTCTTCGGGTCCTCCTTGTCGATGAGGACGCGCTTGATGAAGTGCGCTATCTCCTTCATGTCGTCCTCCATCATTCCAACGCGGGTCATCTCCTGGACGCCTATGCGCAGGCCGCTCGGCTCGTTGACCTTCTCAAGCGGGTCCCAGGGCAGGAGGTTCTTGTTGAGGATTATGCCGGCCTCTTCGAGGAGCGGGGCCGCCCAACCACCGGCGGCCGGGTGGAGGTCTGAGACATCGACGATGACCTGGTGGCTCTCGGTGTAGCCCTTGTCCTCGCCGATGACCTTGAAGCCCTCTTCAGCAAGAGCCTCGGCCAGGGCCTTTGCGTTCTTGACTATCTGGGCCGCATAGCGCTCACCGTACTCAAGCATCTCGGCGGCGGTAACGACCTTTCCGGCCATGTGGTGGAGGTGGTGGTTGCTCAGCACACCGGGGAAGATGGCCCACTGGAGCTTGGCTATCTCCTCGGTCTCGCCAAAGCGCTTGTAGAGGATTATTCCACCCTGCGGTCCCGGGAAGGTCTTGTGGGTCGAGGCGGTGATTATGTCAACGCCCTCGCGGAGCGGGTCCTGGAACTGCTTTCCGGCGATGAGGCCAAGAACGTGGGCGGCGTCGTACATGACGTAGGCGCCGACCTCCTTGGCGACCGGAGCGAGTTCCTTGACCGGGTGCGGGAACGGGAAGAGCGAACCGCCGAACACGACTATCTTGGGCTCAAGCTCGCGGATGAGCTGGGCGGCCTTATCAACGTCAATGTTGAATTCATCGTTGTCAAAGGGCCAGGTGTGGACTTCAAGCCCGCGCATTCCGGCGGCACCGAAGGGCATGTGGCTTATATGCCCGCCGTGGCTGGTGTGCAAAACGATGGCCTTGTCGCCCGGCTGGGTGAGCCCGAAGAAGGCGGCCTGGTTGGCGTTGGTTCCAGAAATTGGCCTGAGGTCAGCGAAGTCGCTTCCGAAGAGCTTGGTGAAGAGTTCGACACCGATGAGCTCGACCTCGTCAACGTACTTACATCCCTGGTAGTAGCGCTGCCTCGGCCAGCCCTCGGCGTACTTGTGCATGAACCCGCTCTTAACGGCGCGAGTAACGCTGGGGGAGGTCACGTTTTCACTTGCGATGAGGTTTATTGTGTGGCTCCTCCACTTCTCATGCTCCTCCAGAAAGTTCAGAACCCTGTCACGGTAAGCCTTGTATCCTTCAGCCATGGGAAACACCTCGATGGGGATTTGAACGCTGGGAATATAAACCTTACCGCATCTGTTTACGTGTACAGAAAAGGACAGGGTACAGATAGAGCCAGAGGGTGCGGGGACTTAAAAATGGGGAGAATCAGCGGCGGAGTTTTACCGCCAGCCACATGAGAATTGGCAGTACTATAAAGGCCAGCATGTCCCCCGTGTCGCCGGCGAAGGCCAGCACGTCGGCGAAGTTTCTGACGCCGGCGAAGTAGAGGGCCGCCGGTGGAATGACCGTTAGAGCCCATGCCGCTTTTCTGCCCAGCTTCACGAACTCCTCGCTGTTGCTCTGCTGGGCTAGTGCTATGCCTATGTAGCTCGTGGTTATCGCTAGGAGCGGGATGAGGTTCCCGATTACCCTGCCAAGGTGGCCGTAGAGCAGTTCAAGTCCCTGCGTGGCGATCTCGGGTGTGTTCTTTCCAAAGACCAGCAGGAAGGCCGCCATGAAAACCGCGTAGACGGCCGTGGGTATAAGGAAGGCGAGCACGATGACCCTCTTGGTGTCCTCGTAGCTTCCGAGTCCCTTGTAAACGTCCGGAATGATCGTGTGGCAGCCGAGGGCAAAGATGGCGACGCCGGTTATGCTCAGTATCCCCCCGAGCTCGGTGTACAGGCCGTTGTCGAGTTCGGCGTGGGGGAGGAGCATCAGCGTGACACCCATGAAGAGGACGAGCATGATGTAGCTCATTATCAGCTCGGTCTTTCCGCTCGCCTCAAGTCCGCGGTAGACGACGAAAGATGCAAGCACCCAGAATATCGCCGCCCCGACTGTGTCGCTGACCCCAAAGAGGCTGGCGAAAACGCTTCCCATACCCGCTATGTACGCCAGAAGTGCCCCAAAGCTCATTATGAATATGCTGACGTACATCAGCCAGCCACCGGCCTTTCCGAGTATTCTGTTGGCCATGGTGCTCATCTGGGCCCCGTTCATCTCGGCCGAGAACTTCAGCACGATGAACGCCGTCCCGAGCATGAGGAGCATGACACCAAAGAGAACCGCCATCGCGGGAATCAAACCAACCTTGCTCGCGGCATACGGCAGACCCAGCACTCCGGCACCTATCTGGGTTCCCACCAGTATTGCCAGTGCCTCGTTCTTTGAGATGTGGGCCTTTTCCACCCGTATGGTGCTCGTTCTTATCGCCGCGACCCCCTTTCCCTTTCTCATGAGCTGAATCAGTGCGGCCTTTCTCCTGAGCTTCTTTCTTCTCGCCAGTGCCTGTCTCTCCGCGTAGTAGCGGCCGTGTGATGTGGTGATCTTTTTTCTCGGCGTCCCATCGGCCACTGGCATTCTCTCACCTCCACTCAAATGTATTCATGAATACAATTTAAACCCTCCCACGAAAACTTGAGTCCCGCTTCAAATATTCTTCGGTTTGGGGCGGGAGAAGGCTCAAGACCGGGCAGGGTTTTTAAGGATATCCGAGTAGGTGAGAACATGATAGAGGAGGCTGCCAAACTCCTGGCCCGTTCGAGGTTCGCCATAGCGTTTACCGGTGCCGGAATCAGCGCCGAGAGCGGCGTCCCGACCTTCAGGGGCTTCAACGGACTGTGGAAGAAGCACCGCCCGGAGGAGCTCGCAACGCCCGAGGCCTTTCGAAAGGACCCCTACCTCGTCTGGGAGTTCTACAGATGGCGCATGGGTTTGATACGAAAGGCCAAGCCGAACAGGGCGCACTACGCTTTGGCGGAGCTTGAGCACATGGGGATTCTGAAGGCCGTCATCACCCAGAACGTGGACGACCTGCACCGCGAGGCAGGAACGAAAAACCTCATCGAGCTCCACGGCAACATCTTCAGGGTAAGGTGCACCTCCTGCGACTACAGGGAAGACCTGAAGGAAAGCGGACGCCTGGATGAGTTCCTTGCGGAGAAAGACCTTCCCCGATGTCCCGACTGCGGCTCGCTTCTCCGTCCGGACGTCGTGTGGTTCGGAGAGCCGCTCCCGAGGAATGCCCTTGACGAGGCGTTCAGGCTCGCCGAGAGAGCGGACGTTGTTCTGGTCATAGGTACGAGCGGCGTCGTTTACCCGGCCGCGTACATTCCCCAGATAGTGAAGGAAACGGGCGGAAAGGTCATCGAGATAAACCCCGACGAGAGCGGGATAACTCCCATAACAGACGTTTTCCTGCGCTGTCCGGCGGGGGAGGCGATGGAAAAGCTGATGAGCAGGATCGAGGTGTTGGTAGGATGAACGGGAAGGTTCTTCTGATAGGTTTTCCCCGGGAGGAGGTCAAGGCGCTCCGGGAGGTTCTCCCGGTTCCGGTCTTTGAAGTTCCGGAGTACTGCAGGGACTGGGTGGTGGGTGAGGTCGTTGAAAAGGCAGAGAAGCTGAGCGGTTCGAGCTACTGGCACCTGAGGAGGTTCGTGATAATGCACGGCCTTGACAACGAAACGCTGAAGGAGGTGATCCGCTCCGTCAAGGCCCTCAACCTCGGCAGGGTCATCTTCGCCACGACGACCGAGACCTCCCTCACCTGGAAGCTTGAAGACCTCCTAAACGAGCTGATGGCCGAGGACGAGTACTTCAAGGCCATGCGCTGGGCACGGGAGGAGGCCGAGAAGAGAAAGGGGCCCTTCCTCGACATCGGGAAGGGTTAAATATTTTGAGCGAGTAGAGTGCGGTGGGTGAAGGGATGATAAAGGTCGTGTTCTTTGACCTGGACGACACGCTTGTGGACACAAGCAGGCTGGCGGAGATGGCGAGAAAGAACGCCATAGAGAACATGATACGTCACGGTCTCCCCGTTGACTTTGACACTGCCTACCATGAACTCCTTGAGCTGATAAGCGAATACGGAAGCAACTTCAGCAGGCACTTCGACTACCTGCTCAGGCGTCTCGACCTACCAAACAATCCCAAGTGGGTCGCCGCGGGGGTAATAGCCTACCACAACACCAAGTTCGCCTACCTGAAGAGCGTCCGCGGCGTCCGGCGGCTCCTCCTTGAGCTGAAGAAGTCCGGCTATAAGCTCGGCATAATCACGGATGGCGACCCGATAAAGCAGTGGGAGAAGATAATCCGTCTCGAACTGGACGACTACTTCGACGGCGTCTTCATCTCCGACTACCTCGGCGTCAAGAAGCCTCACCCCAAGATATTTCAGAAGGCCCTGAGGAAGATGGGCGTCGAACCCGGCGAGGCTATGATGGTGGGCGACAGACTCTATTCCGACATCTACGGCGCCAAGCAGGTGGGCATGAAGACCGCATGGTTTAAATACGGCAAATATGCCGACAGAGAGCTGGAATACCTTGAGTACGCTGACTTTACAGTGGAGAGGCTTGAAGACATC
It contains:
- a CDS encoding aromatic amino acid transport family protein, translating into MPVADGTPRKKITTSHGRYYAERQALARRKKLRRKAALIQLMRKGKGVAAIRTSTIRVEKAHISKNEALAILVGTQIGAGVLGLPYAASKVGLIPAMAVLFGVMLLMLGTAFIVLKFSAEMNGAQMSTMANRILGKAGGWLMYVSIFIMSFGALLAYIAGMGSVFASLFGVSDTVGAAIFWVLASFVVYRGLEASGKTELIMSYIMLVLFMGVTLMLLPHAELDNGLYTELGGILSITGVAIFALGCHTIIPDVYKGLGSYEDTKRVIVLAFLIPTAVYAVFMAAFLLVFGKNTPEIATQGLELLYGHLGRVIGNLIPLLAITTSYIGIALAQQSNSEEFVKLGRKAAWALTVIPPAALYFAGVRNFADVLAFAGDTGDMLAFIVLPILMWLAVKLRR
- the cobB gene encoding NAD-dependent protein deacetylase, whose product is MIEEAAKLLARSRFAIAFTGAGISAESGVPTFRGFNGLWKKHRPEELATPEAFRKDPYLVWEFYRWRMGLIRKAKPNRAHYALAELEHMGILKAVITQNVDDLHREAGTKNLIELHGNIFRVRCTSCDYREDLKESGRLDEFLAEKDLPRCPDCGSLLRPDVVWFGEPLPRNALDEAFRLAERADVVLVIGTSGVVYPAAYIPQIVKETGGKVIEINPDESGITPITDVFLRCPAGEAMEKLMSRIEVLVG
- a CDS encoding molybdopterin-dependent oxidoreductase, giving the protein MPFSVCMRDCYDTCSMVSELKDGRLGIKGSAEHPVTAGFLCPKGALLPKWFHAEDRLKRPLVRVGERGSGEFRETGWDEAVGIVAKKLRATIEEYGSESVLVYQYAGDRGVVNYAFPLRLFHHLNTAMLDYGICDRAGQEALRDVYGTAIGMDPEGLKEQRLIVYWGINAFWTNLHGFMLAKRYNLEIWTVDVVRTETAKRSDRFFQVRPGTDVLLALGVAKVIIEENLYDRAFVRENVYGFEEFKNYVKTLSLDYVSRETGLSVEQIEEFAEEYAEKRGIIHIGYGFQRSLAGGEAVRAIAILPALVGHRFGFIYDMKTIDKSYAEGAFLRTKPTRRIPQMKLAEYIERGEVKFIYIYNSNPLASLPNQNRLRKALRENDVFVVTHDIFLTDTALYSDVVLPANTFFERLDIADSYYHRHVALNEPVARLYGKSNSEVTRLLAKALGIDSSYLYESDEEVIRKVLELNGLSWDKLKRKGFVKVPEKAKRWETPSGKIEFYSTRAVERGLSPFPEYRRFEGKYPLRLLTPTHRMTITSQYHNTHGMIDPNLHINPADAGERGIRDGDAVEVFNDNGRIRTRARLSDDVPPGVVLLYKAFWARLLGWNANFLTADETVEKYGNASAYHSTWVDVRRI
- a CDS encoding DNA polymerase sliding clamp, yielding MPFEIVFDGAKDFADLIATASNLIDEAAFKITEEGIGMRAMDPSRVVLIDLNLPESIFSKYEVEEEETIGINMDHFKKILKRGKNKDTLILRKGDENFLEVTFEGTAKRTFKLPLIEVEELELDLPELPFTAKVVVLGEVLKEAVKDASLVSDALKFIATENEFTMKAEGETNEVEIKLTLEDEGLLDLEVEEDTKSAYGISYLADMIKGIGKADEVIIRFGNEMPLQMEYPIRDEGKLIFLLAPRVED
- the glyA gene encoding serine hydroxymethyltransferase; amino-acid sequence: MAEGYKAYRDRVLNFLEEHEKWRSHTINLIASENVTSPSVTRAVKSGFMHKYAEGWPRQRYYQGCKYVDEVELIGVELFTKLFGSDFADLRPISGTNANQAAFFGLTQPGDKAIVLHTSHGGHISHMPFGAAGMRGLEVHTWPFDNDEFNIDVDKAAQLIRELEPKIVVFGGSLFPFPHPVKELAPVAKEVGAYVMYDAAHVLGLIAGKQFQDPLREGVDIITASTHKTFPGPQGGIILYKRFGETEEIAKLQWAIFPGVLSNHHLHHMAGKVVTAAEMLEYGERYAAQIVKNAKALAEALAEEGFKVIGEDKGYTESHQVIVDVSDLHPAAGGWAAPLLEEAGIILNKNLLPWDPLEKVNEPSGLRIGVQEMTRVGMMEDDMKEIAHFIKRVLIDKEDPKKVERDVFYFRMNFQRVYYSFDYGLPLRE
- a CDS encoding DUF3783 domain-containing protein, which gives rise to MNGKVLLIGFPREEVKALREVLPVPVFEVPEYCRDWVVGEVVEKAEKLSGSSYWHLRRFVIMHGLDNETLKEVIRSVKALNLGRVIFATTTETSLTWKLEDLLNELMAEDEYFKAMRWAREEAEKRKGPFLDIGKG
- a CDS encoding peroxiredoxin produces the protein MVVIGEKFPEVEVNTTHGRIKLPEYFAEKGKWFMLFSHPADFTPVCTTEFYALQKRVDQFRELGVEPIGLSVDQVFSHLKWMEWIKENLGEEITFPVIADDRGDLAEKLGMIPSGATITARAVFIVDDKGVIRAIVYYPAEVGRDWDEILRLVKALKISTEKGVALPHKWPNNELIGDRAIVPPAGTVEAIKEREEAKAKGEIECYDWWFCHKKLE
- a CDS encoding immunoglobulin-like domain-containing protein; its protein translation is MRKIVPVLLIVLLVPVGYYLASSNGSTAIDGDTGKVPQGQGIRVVLDRTVYSPDDTLTLKVTNGESVNATTGYAFTLYRLENGEWRELPLNLVFVEIAVIIKPGESWEQKVDLSRLNLEPGHYKIVKEVYIEGTKVKVGAEFDIKE
- a CDS encoding TIGR02253 family HAD-type hydrolase — translated: MIKVVFFDLDDTLVDTSRLAEMARKNAIENMIRHGLPVDFDTAYHELLELISEYGSNFSRHFDYLLRRLDLPNNPKWVAAGVIAYHNTKFAYLKSVRGVRRLLLELKKSGYKLGIITDGDPIKQWEKIIRLELDDYFDGVFISDYLGVKKPHPKIFQKALRKMGVEPGEAMMVGDRLYSDIYGAKQVGMKTAWFKYGKYADRELEYLEYADFTVERLEDIMDIVRGLNLEEEERPDKEVHAD
- a CDS encoding immunoglobulin-like domain-containing protein, with the protein product MRGGVFLAFLIFLTGITIVLYAGLGADTVNSPAGTGAILELDKTVYKPGESLVLTIRNSGSETLLVGSFYRLYRWEDGRWKGLDLGFSFTGIGYTIPPGGSWSQTVPLVMHVPEGTPGKVEPLPPGRYRIVKTVTIDRGRCGGRSDEMKLSAEFEVVG
- a CDS encoding immunoglobulin-like domain-containing protein, with protein sequence MRWRRSAGIAVLILLVWGLTGPHFTTDLDKRTYLPGEEPELTIRNVGLTPIYFGQPYTLYRREDGRWARIRQGFFFNARLYDVLPFGSWRQKITLKYIPENESPGNFPQLYDLPPGEYKLVKEVCGWPLGCTNASVEFEILG
- a CDS encoding transcription factor S → MKFCPECGNLMLPDRKRKVWVCRSCGHEEPFDEQKDREKTVIKQKVDHKPDEGIIVVEQDVRTLPTTKVTCPKCGNDTAYWWELQTRAGDEPSTIFYRCTKCGHVWRSYE